A region of Geobacillus sp. 46C-IIa DNA encodes the following proteins:
- the yhaM gene encoding 3'-5' exoribonuclease YhaM: MAKGIIHYEVGEQVDLFLLIKSATKGIASNGKPFLTLILQDKSGDIEAKLWDVSPDDEERYAPECIVKVVGDIHNYRGKLQLRIRSIRPAHPGDAVRVADFLETAPLAREEMKAKVMEYIFAMENPNIQRITRYLLKKYEKPFFEYPAATKNHHEFVSGLAYHVVSMLELAGALVRLYPSLNKDLLYAGIILHDLGKVMELSGPVSAAYTLEGNLLGHISIMVSEISKAAEQLGIQGEEVVILQHLVLSHHGKAEWGSPKPPLVKEAEVLHYIDNLDAKMNMIDRALEKVKPGEFTERIFALDNRSFYKPAFLAVSAPKKAGNEK, from the coding sequence GTGGCCAAAGGGATTATTCATTATGAAGTCGGGGAACAAGTCGATTTATTTTTGCTCATTAAATCAGCGACGAAAGGGATTGCCAGCAACGGCAAGCCGTTTTTAACGTTAATTTTGCAAGATAAAAGCGGTGACATTGAAGCCAAACTTTGGGACGTGTCTCCCGACGATGAAGAACGGTACGCGCCGGAATGCATTGTCAAAGTGGTCGGCGACATTCATAATTACCGCGGCAAACTGCAGCTTCGCATCCGCTCAATTCGCCCCGCCCATCCAGGCGATGCGGTGCGTGTCGCCGATTTTTTAGAGACCGCTCCGCTTGCTCGCGAGGAAATGAAGGCAAAAGTCATGGAATACATATTTGCGATGGAAAATCCAAACATTCAGCGCATTACGCGCTATTTGCTGAAAAAATATGAAAAGCCGTTTTTTGAGTATCCAGCGGCGACGAAAAACCATCATGAATTCGTTTCCGGACTGGCGTATCACGTTGTTTCGATGCTTGAGCTTGCGGGGGCACTCGTTCGCTTGTATCCGTCGCTCAATAAAGATTTGCTATATGCCGGCATTATTTTGCATGACCTTGGCAAAGTGATGGAACTGTCCGGTCCGGTGTCGGCGGCGTATACGCTTGAAGGCAATTTGCTCGGTCACATTTCGATCATGGTCAGCGAAATTAGCAAGGCGGCCGAGCAGCTCGGCATTCAAGGTGAAGAAGTCGTCATTTTGCAACATCTCGTCTTGTCGCACCATGGGAAGGCCGAGTGGGGCAGCCCGAAGCCGCCGCTGGTCAAAGAGGCGGAAGTGCTTCATTATATTGACAATTTGGATGCGAAAATGAATATGATCGACCGCGCGCTGGAAAAGGTGAAGCCGGGGGAATTCACCGAACGCATTTTTGCCCTTGACAACCGTTCATTTTACAAGCCGGCGTTTTTGGCTGTTTCAGCGCCAAAGAAAGCGGGTAATGAAAAATAG
- a CDS encoding coproporphyrinogen III oxidase: MNVRIEIQGLPNPERFQRPLEVMSELFFESPALSFAPLPEADVSVSFTVNENGRITVSGTLTDKTSGRVEEAGHEHEAPIESDGKAREKQLKNAVFHVYITLLERYTGIVQPWGILTGVRPVKLLHQLLRSGMTKEEAHRKLAQEYLVTKEKIELMQAIVDRQLTVVPDLYDLAHEVSIYIGIPFCPTKCAYCTFPAYAINGRQGSVDAFLAGLHYEMEAVGRFLRERGIRITTIYYGGGTPTSITAEEMDRLYAHMYNVFPDVDRVREITVEAGRPDTITPEKLDVLKKWQIDRISINPQSYIQETLKAIGRHHTVEETINKFHLARQMGMNNINMDLIIGLPGEGLPEFTHTLAETERLMPESLTVHTLSFKRASEMTKNKQKYKVAGREEIQAMMKAAEEWTRKHGYVPYYLYRQKNILGNLENVGYALPGQESIYNIMIMEEQQSIIGLGCGASSKFVDPKTRKITRQANPKEPKVYNEHFAEYTEEKLNMMKAIFR; encoded by the coding sequence ATGAACGTGCGTATCGAAATTCAAGGGCTGCCGAATCCCGAACGGTTTCAGCGTCCGCTCGAAGTGATGAGCGAGCTGTTTTTTGAATCGCCCGCGCTTTCATTTGCACCGCTTCCGGAAGCGGATGTCTCCGTTTCGTTTACTGTTAACGAAAACGGCCGCATCACCGTTTCCGGAACGCTGACCGACAAGACGTCCGGGCGCGTCGAGGAGGCCGGGCATGAGCATGAGGCGCCGATCGAATCCGATGGGAAAGCGCGCGAAAAACAGTTGAAAAACGCGGTTTTCCATGTGTATATCACGCTTCTTGAACGCTATACCGGCATCGTTCAGCCGTGGGGCATTTTAACCGGCGTCCGTCCGGTGAAGCTGCTTCATCAGCTGCTGCGTTCCGGGATGACGAAAGAAGAGGCGCATCGGAAGCTGGCGCAAGAATATTTAGTAACAAAAGAAAAAATCGAGCTCATGCAAGCGATCGTTGACCGCCAGCTCACGGTGGTGCCGGACTTGTACGATTTAGCCCATGAAGTGAGCATTTATATCGGCATTCCGTTTTGTCCGACGAAATGTGCGTACTGCACGTTTCCGGCGTATGCGATCAACGGCCGTCAAGGGTCGGTTGACGCCTTTTTAGCCGGGCTTCATTACGAGATGGAAGCGGTCGGCCGCTTTTTGCGCGAACGCGGCATCCGGATTACGACGATTTATTACGGCGGCGGGACGCCGACGAGCATTACGGCCGAGGAAATGGACCGGCTGTACGCCCATATGTACAACGTATTTCCGGATGTCGACCGCGTCCGTGAAATCACCGTCGAAGCGGGCCGGCCGGACACGATTACTCCAGAAAAGCTGGACGTCTTGAAAAAATGGCAGATCGACCGCATCAGCATCAATCCGCAGTCGTATATCCAAGAGACGTTAAAAGCGATCGGCCGCCATCATACTGTTGAGGAAACGATCAACAAGTTCCACTTGGCGCGGCAAATGGGGATGAACAACATTAATATGGATTTAATTATCGGCTTGCCTGGCGAAGGGCTGCCGGAGTTTACGCATACGCTTGCCGAGACGGAACGGCTCATGCCCGAGTCGCTCACTGTTCATACGCTGTCGTTTAAACGGGCTTCAGAAATGACGAAAAACAAACAAAAATATAAAGTCGCCGGCCGCGAAGAAATACAAGCGATGATGAAAGCGGCCGAAGAGTGGACGCGCAAGCACGGCTATGTGCCGTATTATTTGTATCGGCAAAAAAATATTCTCGGCAACCTCGAAAATGTCGGCTACGCCTTGCCGGGACAAGAGAGCATTTACAACATTATGATCATGGAGGAGCAGCAGTCGATTATCGGGCTCGGCTGCGGGGCGTCAAGCAAATTCGTCGACCCGAAAACAAGGAAGATCACCCGCCAGGCAAACCCGAAAGAGCCGAAAGTGTATAACGAACATTTTGCTGAATATACAGAGGAAAAACTGAACATGATGAAAGCCATATTTCGCTAA
- a CDS encoding ABC transporter ATP-binding protein encodes MSLEIIEVTKRFGETTAVDRLTLTVPEGKMFGLLGANGAGKTTTFRMILGLLLPTEGVIRWQGETIDHSKSHLIGYLPEERGLYPKLKVQEQLLYLGRLRGMKKADLLLEMNRWLERFHIRDYANKRVEELSKGNQQKIQFIAAVLHRPKLLILDEPFSGLDPVNVELLKEAVLDLKQNGTTIVFSSHRMEHVEELCEHVCILRRGQAVVSGALRELKRSFGRKNLLIHGEGELEELEHFPGVLRCKRTAEGMRLQIANEETAQAIFTHIAGRAAVRLFALEEPSLNEIFIEKAGAAYE; translated from the coding sequence ATGAGTTTAGAGATCATTGAGGTGACAAAACGATTTGGTGAGACAACGGCTGTGGATCGTTTGACGTTGACGGTCCCAGAAGGGAAAATGTTTGGATTGCTCGGGGCGAATGGTGCGGGAAAAACGACGACATTCCGTATGATTTTAGGACTCCTGTTGCCGACTGAAGGCGTGATTCGATGGCAAGGAGAAACGATTGATCACTCAAAAAGCCATCTGATCGGCTATTTGCCGGAAGAGCGCGGGTTGTATCCGAAATTGAAAGTGCAAGAGCAGCTTTTGTATCTAGGACGGTTGCGCGGAATGAAAAAGGCGGATTTGCTCTTGGAAATGAATCGTTGGCTCGAGCGTTTCCATATCCGTGATTACGCCAACAAGCGGGTCGAGGAGCTGTCGAAAGGCAACCAACAAAAAATCCAGTTTATCGCCGCTGTGCTCCATCGTCCGAAACTATTAATCTTAGATGAACCGTTCAGCGGTCTGGATCCGGTGAACGTCGAACTGTTGAAAGAAGCGGTGCTCGATTTAAAGCAAAACGGCACGACCATTGTTTTCTCAAGCCATCGGATGGAACATGTCGAAGAGCTATGCGAGCATGTGTGCATTTTGCGCCGCGGCCAGGCGGTCGTATCCGGGGCGCTGCGCGAGTTGAAACGGTCGTTTGGCCGGAAAAACCTTCTCATTCACGGTGAAGGGGAGCTTGAAGAGTTGGAGCATTTTCCCGGCGTCCTTCGGTGCAAGCGAACGGCCGAAGGGATGCGGCTGCAAATCGCCAACGAGGAAACGGCGCAGGCGATTTTCACACATATTGCGGGACGGGCGGCAGTTCGTTTGTTTGCGCTTGAGGAGCCATCATTGAATGAGATTTTTATTGAAAAAGCAGGTGCGGCGTATGAATAA
- a CDS encoding Cof-type HAD-IIB family hydrolase, giving the protein MYKLLALNIDGTILKNNGRLPRETKEAVDYVKRKGVYVTLITSRNLLSARKVAKALRLDGLLITFQGAIIGKTLDDKLFEAVIPEERTFNIVQILENFNCNIRLMHERYSLGNRKKVKKNLVVQTVLSSSDPFFYPTQFVDSLGDVLIDEPVAVPKIDVYFAGDAERDEAAAVLAKSVPSIDMIMQPGGKMEIVPQGVSKLAGLRRLAQHIGVSLKETVMIGDGVDDLPAIEVAGLGVAMGNAPAEVKRAADWVTRSNEQLGVAYMVKEHFRKQQRIEFLQKLKTKQ; this is encoded by the coding sequence GTGTATAAGCTGTTAGCGCTCAACATCGATGGAACCATTTTGAAAAATAACGGCCGCCTGCCACGCGAAACGAAAGAGGCGGTCGACTATGTGAAGCGAAAAGGGGTTTACGTTACATTAATCACGAGCCGCAATTTGCTCTCCGCCCGCAAAGTGGCCAAAGCGCTGCGGCTTGATGGGTTGCTCATCACCTTTCAAGGGGCGATCATCGGCAAAACGCTTGATGACAAGCTGTTTGAGGCGGTAATTCCAGAAGAGCGGACGTTTAACATTGTGCAGATTTTGGAAAACTTTAACTGCAATATTCGTCTGATGCATGAGCGGTATTCGCTCGGCAACCGGAAAAAAGTGAAAAAAAATCTCGTCGTGCAGACAGTGCTCTCGTCAAGCGATCCGTTTTTCTACCCGACCCAGTTTGTCGATTCGCTCGGCGATGTGCTGATCGACGAACCGGTGGCCGTGCCGAAAATCGATGTCTATTTTGCCGGGGATGCGGAGCGGGACGAGGCCGCTGCCGTGCTGGCGAAATCCGTTCCGTCCATTGATATGATTATGCAGCCGGGCGGAAAAATGGAAATTGTCCCGCAAGGCGTATCCAAGCTCGCTGGGCTGCGCCGGCTCGCTCAGCATATCGGCGTATCGCTGAAAGAAACGGTGATGATCGGCGATGGCGTTGATGACTTGCCGGCGATTGAGGTGGCTGGGCTTGGCGTCGCCATGGGCAATGCGCCAGCCGAGGTGAAGCGGGCCGCCGACTGGGTGACGCGCTCGAACGAACAGCTCGGCGTCGCTTACATGGTAAAAGAACATTTCCGCAAACAACAGCGAATCGAATTTTTGCAAAAACTTAAAACGAAACAATAA
- a CDS encoding ABC transporter permease: MNKFWLVLGHTYITKLKAKAFLITTAMTCLLIIGLANIQTIIEFFASDEKEHVAVIDRTESLYKALEKQVNREKITLTKIADMEDEAKKAVKEGEWDGLLVLSMNAEGWPEAVYYANTLANNRTAEELEGVLNRLKTAISAAKIGLTEEQIAVLYRPASFQKVALEENAKTEEELNQARSLVYVLLFAMYMFVLMYGGMIATEVATEKSSRVMEILVSSVSPVQQLFGKIIGVALVSLTQFFVFFAVGFAALKTSGQEVWRLLGLGHLPLSIWMYALIFFMLGYLLYAVLFAVLGSLVSRVEDVQPAITPVMMVVVAAFMIAVFGLNTPESAFVIGASFIPFFTPMLMFLRIGLVSVPMWEVALSFVLLAATIVLLIYIGAKVYRGGVLMYGRMNIFKDMKQAVQLTKK; this comes from the coding sequence ATGAATAAATTTTGGCTTGTATTAGGGCATACGTATATAACAAAGCTGAAGGCGAAAGCGTTTCTGATAACAACCGCTATGACCTGTCTGTTGATCATCGGATTGGCCAACATTCAGACGATCATCGAGTTTTTCGCCAGTGATGAAAAGGAGCATGTTGCGGTCATTGACCGTACGGAATCGTTGTACAAAGCACTCGAAAAGCAGGTGAACCGGGAGAAAATCACGTTAACCAAAATTGCCGATATGGAAGACGAGGCCAAAAAGGCTGTCAAAGAAGGGGAATGGGACGGATTGCTTGTATTATCCATGAATGCCGAAGGCTGGCCGGAGGCGGTGTATTACGCCAATACGCTGGCGAACAATCGGACGGCGGAAGAGCTCGAAGGGGTGTTGAACCGACTGAAAACGGCGATTTCCGCCGCGAAAATCGGCCTCACTGAGGAACAAATAGCCGTGCTTTACCGACCGGCTTCATTCCAAAAAGTAGCTTTAGAAGAAAACGCGAAAACTGAAGAGGAATTGAACCAAGCGCGTTCGCTTGTTTACGTCCTTCTGTTCGCCATGTATATGTTTGTTCTCATGTACGGGGGCATGATCGCTACCGAAGTCGCGACAGAAAAATCGTCGCGGGTGATGGAAATTTTAGTGTCGAGCGTTTCTCCTGTCCAACAGCTGTTTGGCAAAATCATCGGCGTGGCGCTTGTCAGCCTGACGCAGTTTTTCGTTTTCTTCGCTGTTGGGTTTGCCGCTTTGAAAACGAGCGGCCAAGAAGTATGGCGCCTTCTTGGGCTTGGTCATCTGCCGTTGTCGATATGGATGTATGCGCTCATTTTTTTCATGCTCGGTTACCTTTTGTACGCGGTGTTATTTGCCGTGCTCGGTTCGCTCGTCAGCCGGGTTGAGGATGTGCAGCCGGCGATTACCCCGGTGATGATGGTGGTTGTCGCCGCATTTATGATCGCCGTGTTTGGACTGAATACGCCGGAATCGGCGTTTGTCATCGGCGCCTCGTTCATTCCTTTTTTCACCCCGATGCTCATGTTTTTGCGCATCGGCCTCGTTTCGGTGCCGATGTGGGAAGTGGCGCTCAGTTTTGTCTTGTTAGCGGCGACGATTGTTTTGCTCATTTATATTGGTGCGAAAGTGTATCGCGGCGGCGTGCTCATGTATGGACGAATGAACATTTTCAAGGATATGAAACAGGCCGTTCAGCTGACGAAAAAATAA
- a CDS encoding YheC/YheD family protein: protein MSKQRTVAVLTEIKETSEQTSFGSIHRFCEELAQYGKERGLFFYVTSPSLYLQRIGYQWIDGEWAKRDVPPADVVYNRLHSRQSEHSPLFAELLIRLAEEGGAMFNHRFLHKWEVHRLFERHEYLHPHLPKTALWSSEDVLESFLAAFPAVFLKPIHGSQGRGIFCLERSDGGIRLRHSTSASTAIYSSTDTLASALRRRTKLPMIVQQGLELRTLDGRPVDFRLLCHRVRNNHWRVTSAVARVAPPDQFVANLARGGELMAINAVLRKWHTAPDAFHQKQLLKEIAMEAAAVLALEAEGLYGEFGIDLAIDVHGQPWIIEVNTKPSKQTETTAASQTVRPSAKAIIDYCLTLIEEKE from the coding sequence ATGAGCAAACAACGAACCGTTGCCGTGCTGACGGAAATAAAGGAAACAAGTGAACAAACATCGTTTGGCTCTATTCATCGTTTTTGCGAAGAATTGGCGCAATATGGGAAAGAGCGCGGCCTCTTTTTTTACGTCACATCGCCGTCGCTTTATTTGCAGCGCATCGGCTATCAATGGATTGACGGCGAGTGGGCGAAACGGGACGTGCCTCCGGCTGACGTGGTCTACAACCGGCTTCACTCGCGGCAATCGGAACATTCTCCTTTGTTCGCTGAATTGCTCATCCGTCTTGCCGAGGAAGGCGGGGCGATGTTCAACCACCGTTTTTTGCATAAATGGGAAGTACACCGCCTGTTCGAGCGTCACGAATACTTGCACCCGCATTTGCCCAAAACGGCGTTATGGAGCAGCGAAGATGTGCTTGAGTCATTTCTCGCCGCCTTCCCAGCCGTCTTTCTCAAACCGATCCACGGCAGTCAAGGACGGGGGATCTTCTGCCTTGAACGTTCAGACGGCGGAATTCGCCTTCGCCATTCCACTTCCGCTTCAACAGCCATATACAGCTCAACAGACACATTAGCTTCCGCTTTACGGCGACGAACGAAGCTGCCAATGATCGTCCAACAAGGGCTTGAGCTCCGCACGCTTGACGGCCGCCCGGTCGATTTCCGGCTCCTTTGCCATCGCGTCCGCAACAATCATTGGCGCGTCACCTCAGCCGTTGCCCGCGTAGCGCCGCCCGATCAGTTTGTGGCCAACCTCGCCCGCGGCGGGGAACTGATGGCGATCAATGCGGTATTGCGGAAATGGCATACGGCGCCGGACGCCTTCCACCAAAAACAGCTTCTCAAAGAAATTGCGATGGAAGCAGCGGCTGTGCTCGCGCTCGAGGCGGAAGGGCTGTACGGGGAGTTTGGCATCGATCTCGCCATCGATGTTCATGGCCAGCCATGGATCATTGAGGTGAACACAAAGCCGTCGAAACAGACAGAAACGACGGCCGCCTCACAAACCGTTCGCCCGTCGGCGAAAGCGATTATTGACTATTGTTTGACACTGATAGAGGAAAAGGAGTGA
- a CDS encoding YhzD family protein, whose product MPTYTLTAFERDGEKLLDETFEAANDEEAKKIGEQMLRERGCFDKTHRCVNASGKLILFHR is encoded by the coding sequence ATGCCGACGTATACGTTGACCGCTTTTGAACGTGATGGGGAAAAACTGTTGGATGAGACGTTTGAGGCGGCCAATGATGAAGAAGCAAAAAAAATTGGCGAACAAATGCTGCGTGAACGCGGCTGTTTTGACAAAACACATCGTTGCGTCAATGCAAGCGGCAAGCTGATTTTGTTTCACCGCTAA
- a CDS encoding YheC/YheD family protein, translating to MISLGFVTLDEQQERGYCTEVAKRAGRCGISVCRFSPLNIDPQTEYVHGSIFQAETSEWTDAVFAIPPFLYDRCFYGYDDRSKKAKPIMHWLKQRPDLVFLGYGLPGKWEVYESLSSHPLLSAYVPPTIRLERADDMLELLRHEHAIVAKPVHGSGGRGIYIIQKQGKTLSVQDGLGQERTVIARRKELERLITSLNRRDGYALQPLLPLSTPAREPFDLRFLLQKDETGRWIERVRAVRIGRPGTWVANVRAGADIRPFADWLDHLPSPKRILVVDGIETIIRTLPTYIDSEFGPLFEIGLDLGVANNGAVWILDVNSKPGRKVISILPPEQQNDIYEAPLRYCLFLASEVNHR from the coding sequence TTGATTTCACTCGGTTTTGTCACCCTTGACGAACAGCAAGAGCGCGGGTATTGCACCGAGGTGGCCAAACGCGCCGGGCGCTGCGGCATTTCGGTTTGCCGTTTTTCACCGTTAAATATCGACCCGCAGACGGAATATGTTCACGGCTCGATCTTTCAGGCGGAAACGAGCGAATGGACCGACGCTGTCTTTGCTATTCCGCCGTTTTTATACGACCGTTGCTTTTACGGCTATGACGATCGTTCGAAAAAAGCGAAACCGATTATGCATTGGCTGAAGCAGCGGCCGGATCTAGTCTTTTTAGGCTACGGCCTGCCGGGCAAGTGGGAGGTGTACGAATCGCTTTCCTCTCACCCGCTTCTGTCAGCGTATGTACCGCCGACCATCCGCCTCGAGCGCGCCGATGACATGCTCGAGCTTCTCCGCCATGAACACGCCATCGTCGCCAAACCGGTGCACGGCTCCGGCGGACGCGGCATTTACATCATTCAAAAACAAGGGAAAACGCTGTCCGTCCAAGACGGGTTGGGCCAAGAACGGACGGTCATCGCCCGCCGGAAAGAACTCGAACGGCTCATCACCTCTTTGAATCGCCGCGACGGCTATGCGCTGCAGCCGCTTCTTCCGCTGTCTACTCCGGCGCGCGAACCGTTTGATCTCCGCTTTTTATTGCAAAAAGATGAAACGGGCCGTTGGATCGAACGGGTGCGGGCTGTGCGGATCGGACGCCCGGGAACATGGGTGGCCAACGTCCGCGCTGGCGCCGATATTCGCCCGTTTGCCGATTGGCTTGACCACTTGCCTTCTCCAAAGCGCATCCTGGTGGTTGACGGCATCGAAACGATCATTCGTACACTGCCGACTTATATCGACAGTGAATTCGGCCCGCTGTTTGAGATCGGCTTAGACCTTGGCGTGGCTAACAACGGAGCGGTCTGGATTTTGGATGTAAATTCGAAGCCGGGAAGAAAAGTGATCAGTATTCTCCCGCCGGAGCAGCAAAACGACATCTATGAGGCACCGCTCCGCTACTGTTTGTTTCTAGCAAGCGAGGTGAATCACCGATGA
- a CDS encoding YlbF family regulator, protein MSESLHALARQLEQAIRASQPFQQLKHAYEDVCRDETAYRLFANFRDIQLRLHEKQMRGAAILPDEIEQAQKAMALAQQNAKLARLMALEQQMSMTIAEVQQIAMKPLEELHRSLMGEK, encoded by the coding sequence ATGTCTGAATCTCTTCACGCGCTCGCCAGACAGCTTGAGCAGGCGATTCGGGCGAGCCAGCCATTTCAGCAGCTGAAACACGCGTACGAAGATGTTTGCCGCGATGAAACCGCCTACCGGCTGTTTGCCAACTTCCGCGACATCCAGCTCCGGCTTCACGAAAAGCAAATGCGCGGAGCGGCCATCTTGCCGGATGAAATTGAACAGGCACAAAAGGCGATGGCGCTCGCTCAGCAAAACGCCAAATTAGCTCGCTTGATGGCACTAGAGCAGCAAATGAGCATGACGATCGCTGAAGTCCAACAAATCGCCATGAAACCGCTCGAAGAGTTGCATCGTTCGTTGATGGGAGAAAAATAG
- a CDS encoding phosphohydrolase, with the protein MIEPVIEIVPTTQHEQAKEKLNELRRQWRNAKRKKKKRNEA; encoded by the coding sequence GTGATCGAACCGGTCATTGAAATCGTCCCAACGACCCAGCACGAACAGGCGAAAGAAAAGTTGAATGAGCTGCGCCGACAGTGGAGGAATGCGAAGAGGAAAAAGAAAAAGCGAAACGAAGCATAA
- a CDS encoding sporulation YhaL family protein, whose product MLSLPWWIYLVVAGIIFSGYMTVKTAAREREIDEAFIEKEGEIYMERIRQERERRKQAKPL is encoded by the coding sequence ATGCTTAGCTTGCCGTGGTGGATTTACTTAGTTGTGGCCGGCATTATTTTCAGCGGCTATATGACCGTAAAAACAGCGGCGCGGGAGCGGGAAATCGATGAGGCGTTCATTGAAAAAGAAGGGGAAATTTATATGGAGCGCATCCGTCAAGAGCGAGAACGGCGGAAGCAGGCGAAGCCCTTGTAA
- a CDS encoding DUF445 domain-containing protein translates to MDTFVYLVFMMAVGALIGGVTNFIAIVMLFRPYEPIYIGGKRMPFTPGLIPKRKRELAEQLGKTVVEHLVTPEGLRRKLTDSAFAAGVADWGREWLKRWLSRRETPTQLLERLGIHSPDERLSELAAEQAEQAYERWGETWRLRPIRDLLPPELKGAMEARIDTLADYLADRVLDYFSSEEGKRQLAGMVDRFFQERGMVGGMLHMLLGNVNLVDKVQSELSKFLRHAGTRAMLARLLWTEWNKWISHPLAAVEGMIGRQRIHEAVRAAACGLVRSNGWLHRPIAELVAPYEQELFDRLVPQATDKAIQVLGDKIEGIVAQLGLADIVRDQVESFSLRRLEAIILSIARRELKMITYLGALLGALIGAVQGTIGLWL, encoded by the coding sequence ATGGACACGTTCGTTTATTTGGTGTTTATGATGGCAGTCGGGGCGCTCATCGGCGGGGTGACGAACTTTATCGCGATCGTCATGTTGTTTCGCCCGTATGAGCCGATCTACATAGGCGGGAAGCGGATGCCATTCACCCCTGGCTTGATCCCGAAACGGAAACGGGAACTCGCCGAACAGCTCGGGAAAACGGTCGTTGAGCATTTAGTGACGCCGGAAGGGCTGCGGCGCAAGCTCACCGATTCTGCCTTCGCGGCGGGGGTGGCTGATTGGGGGCGCGAATGGTTGAAACGGTGGCTTTCGCGCCGGGAAACACCGACCCAGCTGCTTGAACGCCTCGGCATCCATTCGCCTGATGAGCGGCTTAGTGAGCTGGCAGCTGAACAAGCGGAGCAGGCGTATGAACGATGGGGGGAAACGTGGCGTCTGCGGCCTATTCGCGATCTATTGCCGCCGGAATTGAAGGGGGCGATGGAGGCGCGCATCGACACATTGGCCGACTACTTGGCTGACCGGGTGCTCGACTATTTCAGCAGCGAAGAAGGAAAACGGCAGCTGGCGGGCATGGTTGACCGCTTTTTCCAAGAGAGAGGGATGGTCGGAGGCATGTTGCACATGTTGCTCGGCAATGTCAATCTCGTAGATAAAGTGCAATCAGAGCTGAGCAAATTTTTACGCCATGCCGGTACGAGAGCGATGCTGGCCCGCCTCCTTTGGACGGAATGGAACAAATGGATCAGCCATCCGCTGGCCGCTGTGGAAGGGATGATCGGCCGCCAACGCATTCACGAGGCGGTGCGCGCCGCCGCCTGTGGTCTTGTGCGGAGCAACGGCTGGCTGCACCGTCCCATCGCCGAGCTTGTCGCTCCGTATGAACAGGAATTGTTTGACCGCCTCGTTCCACAGGCGACGGACAAAGCGATCCAGGTGCTCGGTGATAAGATCGAGGGAATCGTGGCGCAGCTTGGATTGGCAGACATTGTCCGCGATCAAGTGGAGTCGTTTTCACTAAGGAGATTAGAGGCGATCATTTTATCAATTGCCCGCCGGGAGTTGAAAATGATTACGTATTTGGGCGCTTTGCTTGGCGCGCTGATCGGCGCCGTTCAAGGCACGATCGGTTTATGGCTGTAG